The following nucleotide sequence is from Hirundo rustica isolate bHirRus1 chromosome 7, bHirRus1.pri.v3, whole genome shotgun sequence.
TTTTCAAAAACAGTATAGAGgcattttcccactttttttttttttttttttttttttttttcttttaaagtcagGTATGTTTGGCTTGTTTTGTAATGAGGCAATGAAGATAAACTCATTATGTTTGAAAAAGGTGCAGAGTTCTCACAGGCTTTCTAAACCCAGACAGCTTTACCAGAAGGTATCTCCAGCCAGGCAAGAGCAGAAATTAAGCACTCACTGTGACAACCATCCTCTCTGGGGTGACTTCAGGAAAATCACTCTGAAAGTGCCTGTTCAAAGCTGATTATAATTCCAGGTCCAGTTTCAGTCTCATTTATATTTGGGGAAactaaattaaatacaaaacattAAAGCAATTTCTAGTTTGCAGAAAAAGTACCATCCCTTACCACCCTTTTTCCTCAAAGAACAGGCTTGGCACATAACTATATATTTACTAAAGAATCCAAGTATGACAGGGGAACGGTTTTGGTTTTAAAGTAATCACTTTAATTTCCTCATTCAACAAGGCTTTTTATGCGTGTTTTTACTCATGTAAACCTTACCACgtgcttttacagaaaaaaaaaaaaattatcttgctCGGCAGAATACCCCTCACCTTAAAAGTTAAGATTTTTAACTGCTAAAGTCGTTAGGATGACTCAGAGTTTTAAATGCAGATCTATGCTTAATGATTTTGTTAATTGTGGGCCAAATTGCCTAATGGTTTGCAGGATTGAGCCAATGCTACAGAAAGCATTGTTAAGTTACATGAGGCTTTTGCCAGATAAGAGTTGGTCTATTTTGTCTGGTCCAAGTCCGCATTTGCTCAGCATGGCTACATGCAAGCAGCATTTATTCAGCTCATGCAATAAATGAGACAAGACCTGTTTGTGCTTTTTGAGccaaaaatacatatatattgtTGAATTTTGAGGGTGTAACAACAAATGCACGTAATCAGTCTGCACAATGCAGAAATGCTGTTTAACCTGTGGAATAGAGTCCAGGATGTTCATAAAGATCTTCTGTCAGCTGGGGAACCTAAGATGAAAGGGATGTGGCAAGCACCAAGTTTTCTAGCTGGGATAGCacattcagaaaacaaaatatgttgCTGACTACAAACCCGCAAAATAAGTTTTAACAACAGACCTTGCAAAGATTTGCCATGGGttgcaaaaggagaaaatctcAATTCTGTGTCTGACAGAAATATAATCTAACATTGTATACAACTTTGTAGAGAAACATTTAAACAAAAGATTCTGcagaaggagagaaataaaaaggtcagcatttataattaaaattaaaaggatgAAAACGAAAGTAAATGTTGTTCAGAGCACTCACTCTTGCTAGAAATAGTGTTACAGGAAACACCCCCAGACAGATCACAGCAGACATAAATGGTGTTTTAAAGGAAGCACAGTAAACCCTTATGAAATTGCAGAGAGATTAAAATAATGAGACAACCTGTATAGACAGATGATTAGTTCAGAAGTGGAAGCTGCAAGAAGGGTAAAGAAACAATAACTTCTATCACCCCACACTGTTGAAGGAGATCCTTCCAACTCTTTTTGCCTACAAAGGGAATGGCCAAATTCTGACCCCTGCGAATATGAGGGAGGAATATGAACAACGACCTGTGGGGCTGTCCACTGGACCTGACTCTCTGCTGGAGTCAAAATCAGAATTTGGCAGTAAAACAAGAGTTTCTGATGACACAGCAACACCCAGCCTTCTTGGGCATTTCAAAAGctgtttcagagggaaaaaaaaaaaaaaagtagagcaGTCAGTAATTCATTAGAGGATGGCAGAACAGGAGTGCGAAAAACAGCTAAGACATAAAACTTTATGAGCGGAGAGGTTTTTGCTGGCAGTACAGGTAGAAGAAGCTAAGGCAGAGCAGGCTGGTAACAGTTAAGAGCGTGCACACAGCCAAGGTGCGAGGCTATCGCTGCACCGGAGCCGTGCCCAGCGGCTTCGGGAGCACAAACACCGGCGCACGCACGGCGGGGACCGAGCGGCGAGGGCAGGACGGGGTGTTCCCGTACCCGCAGGCGTCTCCGGGGCTGGGTGTCACCGCAGCCCATCACTACAGCCCCAGAGACGCTCCAGGGGGCTCCTGCGGTgtcccgggcagggctggggcagcctcgCCGTCCTCCAGCGCTTGGCACCGGCGCGACACCACGAACTGTTCCTGGCGGCAGGAGCACGGCCCGAGCCCTCCGGCAGCCGGTGACACGCGAGGACCCGGGGCGGGGTGAGGCTACAGCGCGGCGAAAGGCATCGCCACCGCCCCGGACACCTCCTGCCCGGCAGGCACAGCGGGCTTGGGCGAGTCCGTGCCCCCGGCCAGAGCAGCGCTGCCCCCCGCGCGGTGCCCGGCAGTGGGAGAGCAGCTCGCTCCGCTCCGCTCGGCTCGGTTCAGCTCGGTTCGGCTCGGTTCGGCCCGGCCCATCCCGGCTCCGCCCGTCGGGGCCGCTCTGCTGACTCAGCCGCGGGGGGGCCCGGAgggcgccccggccccgcgggcgTGGCGGGCGGGGGGAGCTGCCCTCCGCCCTCCGGGGAGATAAAGAGCGGCGGCCGCAGCCCGCCCGCGTCTCTCGGCGCCGCCGGCAGCATGACGGCCATCGGGGCGCAGGTACGTCCGCCTCTCCCTCCCGCCGCGGggctgcagcctcagcctgaCCCTGCGCGGCCGGGGTCGCTCCCCTCCTTCCCGGAGCAGTTCCGAGCCTTCCCGGAGCAGCGGGGCGCAGCCGCCCGGGTTCCCTTTCCCGCCTCGTCCGGCAGCTccgcggggccgcggctccCCGCCGCACGTGGCTCTCcgagggggctgggggctcttGGTTCGACTTTCCATTTCATCTCGTGTCACTTGGAGGGTTTCGGTGAGGAAGGGAAACGCGTTGCCCATGCGGATCCGCGGGGGCTGCAGCCGAAATTCTCACCCCCCCCTAAAGCCCCGGGGTAACTCAACAGTGCGACCCCAGGGTGAGGACCGAGAGCCGCTGGTGCTGCCAGCCGGAGGAGGAGAGAGCGGCTGGCTGCGGCTcaggagggcagtgctgggagctaggagcacccccagcctgctcctgccgCCTCCCCCGTCCCAGCCACCGGCTTCCATCCTCCCGGGGGCCGGTGGCTTCCTCCGGCCCTGCCACAGCGGGAGGCTGTGCCGCAACACCGTGGGGCAGGGACCTGCTTCGGCCGAGAGCTTTTGTGATCCCGGTCCCAGGCCTTGACGTGGGAGCATTGTTTGTGCAGCCAGGGAAGCGGGAGAGCTTCACCCACCCTTCCTTTCTCCTGTGTACAGCCTTCCCCTGCGAGAAGAGGTTTGATGTGCgcaagtaaatattttcaaatactgaatcccacagctctgtccctctggCTTCATTTCGCTCTGACGCAGCACCGTTAACTCTGTTTTTTCCTCACGCTCTCCTTTCAGgcgcagcagctgctggcacaccGGAGACCACAGAAATCCTTCTTTGAGACTCTGATCAGGAGCCTGATCATCCTGTGCGTGGCCATAGCCGTGGTCTTGTCGTCCATCTCCATCTGCGATGGCCGCTGGCTCTTTGCGAGGGGGCAGCTCTTTGGACTGTGGCACTTCTGCACCGTTAGCAACGACAGCGTCCTGAAGTGTGTCACCGACCTCAGCCTGGCCCAGGTGGAGGGACTGAGCGTGGGGGTGATTTTCATCAGGAGCATGGTGTCCTTTGCTGTTGTGGTTGCCATATTTGGGTTGGAGCTGCTGATGGTGTCCCAGGTCTGCGATGATGCCAATGCAAGGCGGAAGTGGGCAATGGGTTCCGTTCTCATCCTCGTCTCTTTTTTGCTGTCAGCCACTGGAGTTCTGAGCTTCTCCATCCTGGTGAAGGATCACCTCACCTTCACAGGCTTCACTCTGACGTACTGGTGTGAGTTCATTGCCgcctttctcttcttccttaaCGGCATCAGTGGACTTCACATCAACAGCCTCACACACCTCAGGAGCAGGGTAGGCAAAATCTAGGCACAAAGGATGTACCTCTGCCTTTGTGTAATCAGCTTTGCCAATTAGACTAGAAAAAAGAGAGTCTAATGAAGTTTGAAAAGGAGGCCCTGTCTTAATTTGTGTTTAAGGAGGGGAAGCATGAGTCAGTCTCAATGCCTGTAGAAGATGTAACCACCCACCGATCAGCATGGAGGGCTGTGCAACACCAGCAAGCAGAGACTGGGACTGGCTGCTACTGCAATGTGGTTTTCTGGAGGAGTGGAttaaagcagagatttaatCCTGTTAAACGTGCAGAGATTTGGAAGACTGCAGTCTATCCTGCATGCTGATCTGAGGCTTGCACAACACCTGTACTGCTGTTGGTTTGGTGTTGATGTCTTTTCCTCATGTTCTGGAGCCTGTGAAGAGTGTGATATAACTTCCTTGTATCTCATGGGTTTGTTCTGGCTCAGGGCCGGGTGACTTCTGCCTGACCCAGCTCACTTGTGTGGAGTATTGAAAACCTTCACTGGATCTCactccttcatttttctttcaaaagagaAGGCACACAGAACTTGATCTGGTCacaggttttgtttccttctggcACATTCCCTTTATCTGTTCTTTTCTTGGTCAGTTGTTTTTGGGACACTTGGAACAGAGGTGCTGACCTGGGGTCAGGGATAGGTGTTGGATGATGCAGATGTACGGGGAAGGGATGTGATGCTTTCCTCAGGCAGCCGTGCATATCCCTGTATTTGTGGCCCCTCCCCAGTGTCACCACTCTCCTGCCACCCCTGAAGGACTTGTGCCAACTGGTCAATCAGACTGGTTCTCTCACAGCCTTTGCAAAGGCATTgctctctgttttttcctttgtttctttggggCAAGAGGGACAAATTCTGCCAGGGCTTCATGGGGCGTTGTGGCTGGGCAGACAATGCAGAGACCACTGTGGCTTCTGGGATGTGTTCTGGTTATCACAGTTTCCACTGGGGCAGTGGGAAATCTGCTTATCCTGTAGCTGAGTCTCCTGTAGCATTTCTATGGGAGGAGGAAGCCCTAGATCCTCCTGACCAGATCAggtccttttcttcctctgactAGCAGTGAGCCTGGGAGGAGAAGCAGTCTGTGATTGCCTAAGGAGGGGCTGATGGGTGCAGCTCTAATCTGTCACCGCTAGTAGAAATGTTGAGAGACCTTGCCAAAATTTTTATACTGAGGCTGGTCTTTCTTCTGCCAATGCCTGACTCAAGATCTCTAAAATCACTACAGCTTTGAAGTTCTCCATGGTGTCTTAtgtaaaaggagagaaagcCTAATTTGTAAAGTAGATTATCCCTACATGTGTTCTCCCTGTCCAACACACAGCACTCAGTTGCTCACTGTTAAAAATGTCTTTGGAGTGTTTCAGGGTTTCTGGTTTACTGTTTGCTTTGTATCCACTGGTAAAGCTACTTATATCCTTGTTTTAGAACAAACGTTCCTACATGTTTCATCCCTGTACCTTGTCTGTTGAGCAAGGGTTATTTTCCTGTGCAACAAGTTTGACACAGTTTTTCACCTGAAACATGCACTCTAGCACAGAGGCCAAAAGGCCTGTGTAGGTGAACCATGAGTAAACAGCTTTGTCTTTGAGCACTAAGGATCTTAAGCTGTGCCTGAGCTGAATGTGCCACACTTTGATGAATGTGCTCCTGTGGACTTGCTTGCTTTCAGGACAGTCTCCATTCCTTCTTGGACTTCTGTAACTTCTTAAGACAAGACTGCTAGGCTCATTTTGCAATGCAGGTTCAGGCTTGGCTTGCCCTGGACAATGCCAGTTGTACTTCTGCATGTGAATCTGCTCATCTTTCTGTCAAAATGATGCAGAACTGTGCTACCCAGACAGCTCCTGAGGCTCGTGTAATGCTTGGGGCTTTGTTGGGGTTTCGTGGCCCATTCTCAACAACAAGGACTTGTGCCCCTAACAGGTCTCTGGAAAACTGCACTGTCTGTGTCTGTGAGGGTGCCTTTGgtttgctgagcagcactgtTGAAGACATGCTGCTGGGCTGAACTTGCAGATACTTGTGTGAGCTGATGCTGTTGGCTTTAGCAGAGCCGTTTAGCCCAAAGAGACCCTGCAAGGTCTGGTCCCAAACTGTTGCACTTTGGTGTTACCAGGGGTACCAGGAGTCCAGGAGTATCTTAGCTAACCAATGATAAAGTTGTGGTGCCTGTGGGTGCCCACGCCAGGCAGGACAGTCCCCCGCATGTAAGGGTGTCTATGGCTTGTCTAGAAACATGAATGTAATTTCAGAGTGACACTTTGGTGATATCCAGACTTGGAAATCACTTTTGTGTGTACATTCCCTCATGCTAGTGGGAGGCTGTGCCTCCATCCCTTTCTTTGGAAGGCAGCCATAGCCAGACTGGGTTCCAGGCTGGTGCCTCCTGCTCGGGTTAGAGGGAGGCTGGACAATTGGCCATTCAGTTCACCCTAGACATGGTGCAATTGTGAATGATTTTAGGATGCCCTCTCCTAGCTGAAGAAGAGGCCTTTTGTTGGGGGTAGGGAATTCTCTGGGGAAAAtagaacaacttttttttttttttttttcccaaatggtTTTGTATAGTACTGCTCAACTTAATCACGTTGGGGAAAGATGCATTTTTGACAGCTAAATATGACAGAAAAGAATTGATTTTCATGGAGACATCCTTACATAGAGCAACCTGTGTGGCAGTGGGTCGCTGTTCATTTTCTGAAGTGTGTGGAAGTGTTAAGCAATATTCCTGAAGTTTGTTAAATAAATTGATTTGAAATAAGAACTGTAATTCACTCTTCTTATTTTTAGATTTAAGGGGATGAGTGGGGTTTTACATAATCTCCCAGGCACCATTCTGTGTGTTTACCCAGCTAAACTGATGAAGAAATTACTTCTTGGTGCTCTGCCAAGCTTTGTCCAAGGGAACTGAGGCCACTATATgctcccctctccttttccctccaatGTGTCTGCACCAGCCCAAGAAGCCAGCACTGCTTTTTTGTTGCAAAACAAGAGGGGCAGTCAGCTGTGTTGCTTCGTGGGAATTTGAGATAACCTTGTAGGCGCTTTAATGATTTCCTGCTGTTGCATGTGCTGTGTTTACCGGCTAAAGAGCTCTTTCCTGTGTCCTTCACCTTCCTGTTCCCACACTGCACCCGTGTCTGAAGCATCCTTGCTTTTTTCCACAGCTCTGATTGTTTGGCCTGCAAGAAGTGGTATCTGAATACAAATGTATTATGTGTTTTTCTCAGAGCTCACTGTGGTAGGAGGTTTAGTTAAATGTCAGGAAAATAGTTTCCCAGCTACACCACTGAATTAGTTTATGTAATCCCAAGTTAATTAGCACCTGGTGTTCTCTTTCCAACAGGAGAGGTCGTTGGCCTGTCTCAGTTTAACATCTCTTAAAAGCAGGCTAATGAGCATCACTTCTTGTCAATGAGCCATTTAGACTTAGTAACTAACTTTAATTGGACACTTGTACACAAGACATTGCCTGTGGATAAGAATAAGGAAATGTTGATACAGGGCATGCTAGCTAGAGAAGTATCCTGCCTGGACTGTGtttttgcagaatcacagaatagtgAAGGTTGGAAGGGTGCACTGGAGGTCATCTAGCCCAGCCTCTCTGCACCAGCAGGGGCCTCTAGGGCATGTTATTTTGACTTTAAGTCTCCAATACGTTCATCAGCTATGCTTTTAGGGACCCCAGGAACAGGGTTGAGCCTTGCTTAGTTACAGATACACAACATGAGTGTCCTCAcctgctttctctttccctctgctgctggggcctATGGTAAGCTGATAATGGCCCTTCTCAACCTTCTAAGTCAACTGGCACATACAAGAAGTGAAATGAATTTCATCATTTCTGGATGAAAACAACGTTTGCCCCAGGCAGTGGAAGGGGTGTTGCCTGAATTCCTGAGGCCTCTCACCTTCACTGGCCCCAACCCAACTGAATCGGTACCAACCCTTCTGAAACATCCCATTTCGGCTCCCCTGCGCTCAGGCGTTGCACAATGTAATTATTCACGGCACAACTATTGGTTTTTGCTCAGGACAGTTTTGCTAGGAACTTCCTTGTTGCTGTGTTGGAGGGAAAATCCATTAATTGCTTCCTTTTAAATTCGATAGCTCTtaggctgctggagctgctgcctgccgTGCTGGCTTGCAGAACAACTGGCTCTTCA
It contains:
- the TMEM37 gene encoding voltage-dependent calcium channel gamma-like subunit yields the protein MTAIGAQAQQLLAHRRPQKSFFETLIRSLIILCVAIAVVLSSISICDGRWLFARGQLFGLWHFCTVSNDSVLKCVTDLSLAQVEGLSVGVIFIRSMVSFAVVVAIFGLELLMVSQVCDDANARRKWAMGSVLILVSFLLSATGVLSFSILVKDHLTFTGFTLTYWCEFIAAFLFFLNGISGLHINSLTHLRSRVGKI